Genomic segment of Burkholderiales bacterium:
GTAAGCCCGGGTGAGGGCAGCGTGAAAGCACAGCTCAGGTGACAATGGCCGCAGTCATCGCACGGAATCAGGCTGGCCTGAGCGGTATGGTTCGCGCCTGCCTGAGCGGCGTGCGCAGCATGATCAGCATGCCCCGCAGCATGCCCATTCGTGGCGTGAAGGCCGGCATGCGCCGTGCTCGCGGGCGGCGCGATACCCTGATCCGGCTCGCCGACCAGGCCGTGCTTGCAGAACGGCATCACCACCGCGGCCATCCCTTGCACGGGCAGCCACAGCGAGATGAGCAGCACTACGGCCAGCTTCCAGCGGCACATGCTTCTAGTATAGCCACTTCGGGGAAGAACCATGTCCCCGTCCGACACCCTGGACTGCTGCCGGGTTCCTGACCCGCGCGCCGATTCGAGTGCATCTTCGGGCTCGACTCAGGCAAAGCGCGCCCGCGGCCCGCCATGAGCCCTGGTCCGGGACTGTGGCGATCGTGCGTCCTCCGCAGAGAGGTCGTCGAGGATCGGGCACTCGGGGCGATCGTCACCGTGACAGTGCGCCGCGAGCCGCTCCAGCGTTCTCTTCATCTCGGACAGCTCTGCGATTCTCGATGCCAGTTCCGCCGCATGGGCCAGCGCGCGCCGCTTGACCTCCGCGCTCGCGCGGCGCCGGTTCTGCCATAGCCCGAGCAGGGTAGCGATTTCCGCGATGCCGAAGCCGAGGCCGCGCGCGCGGCGAATGAAGCGCAGCGTGTGCACTTCGTTCATCGAGTACTGGCGGTACCCTGACCCGGTGCGGCGCACCTTGGGTAGCAGCCCGAGCGACTCGTAGTGCCGGATCATCTTGGCCGACACGCCCGAGAGTCTGGCGGCCTGCCCGACGTTCAGCAATTGCTGCAGCTCCATGACTCCGCTCCAGAAGATCGGTGCGATGCGCCAGCGCGGTTCGGTCAATGGTACTGATGCACGACCGCGTGACCCCGGCCGCGGGTCAGCAGCCAGCGATTGACCGGGTAGGCCGCGATGCCGGCGACGAGCAGCGCACAGGCAAGACTGCCCCAGAACAGCCTGGAGCCGAGCGGGGCATCCATCGCGCCGGGAATCGCCAGCATGATCGCATTGTCCACGATTTCCATGACGGTGATTGAGGCGGTGTCGGCCGCGAGCGCCAGGCCGATCGCACGCTTGAAAGCAAGGCCCGCACGCAGCAGCGGGATCATGGTGAGCAGGTAACCGAATAGAAACGCAAGCGCAACGGCGAGCGCAATCGTTGCGCCGTTGTCCCAGCCCAGCGCGGTGCCGATCACCATGCCGAGAATCTCGCCGATGCTGCAGCCGGTCAGGCAGTGCAGTGTCGCCGAAAGCGCCAGACGGTTGAGCGAGCCGGTGGAAGCGTGCGGCCCGTGATGCGACTCCCGGGCACGCTGGCCGTGATGCGCGGATCCATGGTCTCCGGAATGGGAGTGCAGGTCGTTCAGGTTCATGGCAACGGTCCTCCGAGTGAAATGACGGCGCCATCCTGAGGCTTCCCATCGTGGGAAGGTCAAGCGGTTCCTTTCGCCGCGCGCGACCTTGAACCGGCCGGTGACCGGGCCCAACGCTTCGAGGGCGTGCAGGGTGCGCAGCGCCCCGGCTACGGATGAAAAGCTCGCGCAGCGGTGGCACCGCGCGTGGATCGCCGGCGTCGGGGACTGCGTGGCCGAGATCGGCCGCTTCGACCATCAGAGCAGCTCGGGTGCGATCACCGCGCGCAGGACGATCTGCGCTTCCTCGCCGCGCACGCGGTTGCTGAGCCACCACACTGCGCCCTTCTTGATGCTCCACTCGCGCGCAACGCCCGAGAGCAGGAAGGCCGCGGTCTGCCCGAGCGTCGGCTGATGGCCGACGACGATCACGGCGCGCCCCGCGTCCGGCCAACCAGCTGCCGCCAGGATTGCGGGATAGGCGGCATCGGGACCGATTTCACGCTGCACTTCATAGTCCTCGCTCAGGGCGTCGGCGGTCTGCCTCGCGCGCTGCGCCGGGCTCACGATCATGCGCACCTTGCGCGGCACTCTGGCACGCAGCCACTCGGCCATTGCTCTTGCCTGCTGCACACCCTTGGGGGTCAGCTTGCGCGCGAGATCGGGTGTGCCGTCCTCGGCATCGGCGTGTCGCCAAAGAATGAGGTCCATATTGCACTCCCTCTACCAGAAGACCGCGGCGCGACTGAAGCGCTCCCAGGCCCGCTTCAATGGTCTGAGCTGTTCCTGCATGTCAGCCGCGCAGTGGCTGCGCAGATAACCCAGTGCGGCATGCTTCACGCCGCCTGCGTGTTCGCAGAGAGCATCGACCAGCCGAACGGCGCTGGCCGCGTCGTTGATGCGGCCGAGCGCGTCCTGAAGATCGGCCAGTCGCTCGATGTAGCCTTGCGTCTTGCTCCCGGGAAACAGCGAGGCGAAAAACTCACAGCCATAACGCAGTTTCTTGGCGTCGATTCGCAGTCGGTGCAGCGCGGCCGCGTCGGCGGACTCCAGCACCGCGCCGCGCTCGAGCAGCTTGCGCTGTCTGCGCTCCAGCACCTTGCGGGCAAACGCGACGAGCGGCATGCGCGCACAGGCCCGGTGTTCCTCGGTCCGGCGCTGCTGCCAGACGTCGCAGCGCAGTGCCAGCGCCAGATCGAGCATCAGCTCCGTGTAGGAAAGGGCCTCGATCGCGGCACGGGCGGCGCGGCGCGCGGCGGAGCGCGCGCGCAGGGCGCGACGCCGGACACCGGTCAGATCGATCTGCGCCCCGACCTGCGCCTGCGGCAGCGTCTGCGTCAGGAAGACATCCCAGTCGCGAGCTTGTCCCAGCAGCGCCGCCAGAGTCTTCAGCGCGGCAATCGGCTGCCGGAACGCCGACTTGGGCACGGCGCGCGAAAAAACGCCGAACGCTGCGCGCAATCGGCGCAGCGCTACCCTCGCCTGGTGTATGTATTCCGGATCTCTCGAGCGCAGGACGCCGGCTTCGTTGGCCTGGAGCTGTCGCAGGCACGCGGTCGCCACCGTTGCGAACGCCGCATCCACGGTGCCGTGGACGGACAGCTCGATCGGCGCGGCCTTGACCGGTTGGACCGCCTTGCCATTTGCGAGACGGTAGCCGCGCTGCGCCTTGGTGGTGTTTTCCAGCCGCAGGGGCAGGTCGCGCAGCAGCTCGCGCGCCAGCGCGAACAAGGCCCGCGGCTCGCCGGCCTTGAGCTCCAGTTCGATTTCCGAGATCGGCGCGCGCCGCGACCCCGCCCGGATTTCGCCGCGGTCCACCGCGATTTCGATGCGCAGGCCGGGCGCGGGTTCGATGGTCGCGCGCCGGCGCCGGAAGCGGGTTGTGAAAACCACCGCGAGGCGGCTTCGGTCCTCTTCGCGTGCGATCAGCTCGCCCAGGCCGGCCTCGACCAGAGCGGAGAAGTCGAGAGCTTGCGACGCGACTTCGCTGTCGACCTCGCGATGCTCGTGCAGGCCGCCGACGGCCGCCGCGCCGATCTTGACGGTCTGGATCCACCGGCCCGCCTCGCACCGCAAGCGGATCGCAGCGCCACGCCGGCACAACTCGAAGCCGGGCGTATCGTAGTAGGCGGAGAAAACGGTGCGGCTGGCGGGAGGCGAACGCAGCCAAGGCCGGATCGCCGCGCTTTTCCAGACATCGTTGGCCCGCTCCGGGGCGACACCGAGCTTGAGTTCGATCTCCTGCTGCGCGGCCATGGACGCTTGCCTGCCGGTCGGGCGAAGGTTTTTCCGGTGGCGCGAAGCCCCTTCAGTTCGCCGCGGCGCCGGGGTGCGCCGAAAGCGACTCGAGCAGCGCGAGCTGGGCGGCGACGGGCTTCGCACGGCCGGGGTGCCTGCGGTGGTACTGTCCGTTGGCGTCCATGTCCCAGGCCTGCATGTTGTCGGCGAGGTAGATCCTGAGTGCTTCGTCGAGCACGCGCTTCTTGAGCCTGGGGTCGAGCACGGGAAAGCAGACCTCGATGCGCCGGAAGAAATTGCGGTCCATCCAGTCGGCGCTGGCCAGGCAGACGGTATCCGTGCTGCGGAAATAGAAGGCGCGCTCATGTTCCAGGAAACGGCCTACGATCGAGCGCACGCGGATGTTCTCGGACAACCCCGGCAACCCCGGCCGCAGCGCGCAAACGCCGCGCACGATCAGATCGATCTGCACGCCCGCCTGCGAAGCCGCATACAGCGCGGCGATGATCTCCGGCTCCAGCAGTGCGTTCATCTTGGCGATGATCTGCGCCGGCTGGCCGGCGCGCGCGGCCTCCGCCTCCTTGCGGATCGCCTCGAGAATGCGCAAGTGCAAGGTGAACGGCGACTGCCACAAGTGGGTGAGCCGCGTGGCCTTGCCCAGACCGGTGAGCTGCATGAAGATATCGTTGACGTCTGCGCACACCTGTTCGTTGCAGGTGAACAGGCCGAAGTCGGTGTAGAGCGTCGCCGTGCGCGAGTGATAGTTGCCAGTGCCCAGGTGCACGTAGCGTTTCAGGCCGCCTTCCTCGCGGCGTACCACCATCGCCATCTTGGCGTGCGTCTTGTGCCCGACCACGCCGTAGACCACGTGCGCACCGACTTCCTCCAGCCGCTGGGCCCAGACCAGGTTCGCCTCTTCGTCGAAGCGCGCCAGCAGCTCCACAACCACAGTGACTTCCTTGCCGCTCTTGGCTGCGTCGATCAGCACCTGCATCAGCTCGGAATTGACGCCGGTGCGATAGACCGTCTGCTTGATCGCCACGACCTGCGGATCGGCCGCGGCCTGCTGGATGAAACTAACCACCGGCTTGAACGACTGGAACGGGTGGTGCAGGAGAATGTCGTTCCTGCGCATCGCTTCGAAGATGTCGCCCTCCTCGTCTAGCGGCTCGGGCAGGCCCGGAATGAAGGGCGCGAACTTCAGCTCGGTTCGATCGACCAGATCGGGGATCTGCATCAGCCGCACCAAGTTCACCGGGCCGTTCACGCGGTACAGATCGTCCGGGCCCAGATTGAACTGCTGCAGCAGGAAATCGGAAATCTCCCGGGAGCACAGATCGGCTACTTCCAGCCGCACCGCGTCGCCGAAGTGACGTTGCGGCAGCTCGCCCTGCAGCGCGATGCGCAGGTTCTTGACTTCTTCTTCGTCGACGAACAGGTCCGAATTGCGCGTCACGCGGAACTGGTAGCAGCCCTGCACCTGCATGCCCGAGAACAGCTCGCCGACGTGCGCGTGAATGATCGAGGACAGGAACACGAATCCGTACTCGACACCCGCGATTTCGAGGGGCAGGCGGATCACCCGCGGCAGCACCCGGGGAGCCTGCACCAGCGCGATCCCGGAGTTGCGACCGAAGGCGTCCTTGCCGGAGAGTTGCACGGCGAAGTTCAGGCTCTTGTTGAGAATGCGCGGGAAGGGATGCGCCGGGTCGAGCCCGATCGGGGTCATGACCGGCATGATCTCGCGCAGGAAGTAGTTCTTGATCCAAGCGCGCTGCGCCTCGGTCCAGTCGCGGCGGCGCAGGAAGTGGATGCCGGCGCCGGCCAGTTGCGGGAGCAACTGTTCGTTCCAGAGCCGGTACTGGTGCGCCACCAGATCGTGGGCCGCCGCCGAAACCTGGCGGAACACCTGGACCGGCGAGGCACCGTCCGGCCCGGAAGCTTCCACGCCCAGGTCGATCTGCGCCTTCAGCCCCGCCACCCGGATTTCGAAGAACTCGTCGAGATTGTTGGAGACGATGCAAAGGAAGCGCAGCCGCTCGAGCAGGGGCACGTCCCGGTCTTCGGCCTGCGCCAGCACACGCCGGTTGAATTCGAGCTGCGAGAGCTCGCGGTTGAGCAGATGGCCCGGATCGACCGCGCGCGATTTGCGCGACTTCGATCCGGCGAGCGCGGCCTTCTTGCGGGCCGCCTTGTCGACCACCGGCCCCGTGAGCCGATCCGGCGACTCCGCCTTGTTGAAGATCATCTTGTTCGTCATTCGCCGTGCCTGGTAGGTCCGGCTCCGCTCAAGTCGCACGGCGAGCGAAGGGGCGCTTGTTGCCGTGCGAGGATGCGTGACTCGATGCAGCGGGGCCGTGGTGCGCCCGCGAGGCGCGAAATCAGCGCCTGGTGGGCGGCACGTAGCCTGCGGCGGTGTCCGCCCCCGAGCCGAAGAAGTAGCGCTCGGTCTGCTCCATCAGATATTTCCTGGCCTGCGGGTCGGCGAGGTTGAGCCGGTTCTCGTTGACCAGCATCTTCTGGTGCTCGAGCCAGGCCTTCCACGCCTCCTTGGAGACGTTCTCGAAAAGCCGCTTGCCGAGTTCGCCTGGAAACGGGGGAAAATCGAGACCTTCCGCTTCCCGTCCGAGCTTCACGCACTTCACCAATCTGGCCATCTTTACGGTTCAACAGGTTAGATGCAGCGCGTTGCCGCCGCGTTACGCGCGTGTGACACGGGACGAATTATAAGACCGGCATCTGCTACAGGGGTTTGGCGAGTACCTTGGAGCGCCGCTGGTAGTTGTACAGCGCCTGCTTGCGCGCGGGGAGCACCGCAAGCGGCGCTTCGCTGAAGCCGTGCTCGACGAACCAGTGCGAAGCCCGAGTAGTGAGCACGAACAGTTTCTTGAGCCCGGTTTTCCTGGCGCGGCTCTCGATCGTTTGCAGCAGCCGCTCGCCGGCCCCGCCGTTGCGGTAGTCCGGATGCACCGCAAGACAGGCCAGCTCCCCCACGCCGTCTTCCGGAAACGGATAGAGCGCGGCACAGCCGACGATCACCCGATCGTGTTCCAGCACGACGAAGCGATCGATCTCGATTTCCAGCAGTTCGCGCGAACGTTTGACCAGCGTGCCGTCGGCCTCCAGCGGCTCGATCAGTCGCAGGACGCCGCCGACGTCCTCGATCGTGGCCTCGCGCAGGCGCTCCAGCGGATCGCGCGTGACCATCGACCCGACGCCCTCGTGGGTGAACAGCTCCAGCAGCAGCGCCCCGTCCAGATGGCGGCTGATCATGTGCACGCGCGGGGTTCCGCCCCGGCAGGCCTGGATGGCGAATGGCAGATACTGTTTCATGCCGGCCGGAAGCCGTGCCGCGTCTTCGAGCAGCGCCTCGGCGTCAGTGACCGTGAGTTCGCGCAGAATGCTGCCGTCGCGTCCCGGCAGTCCGGCTTCCTCGGCGAGGAAAATCAGCTTGTCGGCGTGCAGGGCGATTGCGACCTGGGCCGCGACGTCTTCCACCGTCAGATTGAAGGTCTCGCCGGTGGGCGAATAGCCCACCGGCGAAATGAGCACCAGCTCGTCGCCATCCAGCCGACGGCGGATGGCTTCGGCGTCGATCTTGCGCACCTCACCGGCGTATTGCATGTCCACACCGTCCACCACGCCTTTGGGCCGGGCGACCACGAAGTTGCCCGAGGCGACGCGGATGCGCGCACCAGCCATCGGCGAATTGGGCAGCCCCATGGACAGCAGCGCCTCGATCTCCACGCGCAACTGGCCGTTGGCCTGCTTGACGCAGGCCAGCGTGGCCTCGTCCGTCACGCGCACGCCGCGCACGTAGCGCGACTCGATACCGCGCGCGGCGAGTGCATGCTCGATCTGCGGGCGCGCGCCATGCGCGAGGACCAGCTTGACGCCGAGGCTGGCCAGCAGGTTCAGATCGTGCGTCAGACCGACGAAGCGGCCGTCGGCCACCACCTCTCCGCCGAAGGCGATGACGAACGTGCGCCCGCGGAACGCGTGAATGTAAGGCGCCGCGGCGCGGAACCATTGCACGAAGTTTTCGTTGGGGAGCGCCTGCATCGCGGAGGGACTCAGCGCGGAGCCATCCGGATGGCGCCGTCGAGGCGGATCACCTCGCCGTTGAGCATTTCGATCTCGAAGATGCTGCGCACCAGCTGCGCGTATTCCGACGGCCGGCCGAGCCGCGAGGGGAAGGGCACCTGCTTGGCGAGCGAATCCTGCACTTCCTGCGGCATGCCCTTCAGCATCGCGGTCTCGAAGATTCCGGGCGCAATGGTTACCACGCGGATGCCGCTGCGCGACAGGTCGCGTGCGATCGGCAGCGTCATCCCCACGATTCCGCCCTTCGAAGCGGCGTAGGCGGCTTGTCCGATCTGCCCGTCGAATGCCGCCACCGACGCGGTATTGACGATGACCCCACGCTCGCCCGCGGCGTTGGGAGTGAGCTTCGACATGGCATCCGCGGCCAGCCGGATCATGTTGAAGGTCCCGATCAGGTTGACGTTGATGACGCGACTGAAACTGTCGAGCCGGTGCGGACCTTCCTTTCCGACCGTTTTCTCGCCCAGCGCGATGCCGGCGCAGTTCACCAGTCCGTGCAGGGCGCCGAAGTGCTTGAGCGCCGCGTCGACCGCTGCCTTTGCGTGTTGCTCGCTGGTGACGTCGCACTGGACAAAACGCGCCTTTGCGCCGAACTTCGCGGCCAGCGCTTCGCCAGTTGCCTGCTGCATGTCGGCGATGATCGCGTTGCCGCCGGCGGCGACGACCATTTCCACCGTGGCCGCGCCCAGTCCGGAGGCGCCGCCGGTGACGATGACAGTGCTGTTCTTCAGTTCCATGCCGATACCGTGCGAATGGCGGAAAAAAGTTGAAAGGGCCGCAGTATATCGGCGCGACCGCTAAAAGTCGCCCCACAGGGCCTGGATGCCGGCTAGCGCGGCGAGCGCTGCGGTTTCGGTGCGCAGGATGCGCGGCCCCAGCCGAACGGGCAGGAAGCCGCGGCCGAGCGCGGCTGCCACTTCCGCGCCCGACAGACCGCCTTCCGGACCGACGAGCAGCAGCACGCGAGCGGGAGCCTTGGGCAGGACCTTGAACGAAACCTCCGCGGTCGGCGACAACAGCAAGCGCAGTTCGCCGCGCGGCGCCGCCACCGGCAGCCGCGCCAGCCAGTCTTCGAGCTTCAGCAACGCGGCCACTCGCGGAACGGTGTTTCGCCCGCACTGCTCGCAAGCGGACACGACCAGGTTCTGCCAGTGCTCGGCGCGGCGCGCGGCCCGCTCTGCAGTAAGGCGCACGACGCTGCGCTCGGTCATCAGCGGCTGAATGCCGCTCACCCCCAGCTCGACGGACTTCTGCAGGGTCAGATCCATGCGATCTCCGCTGCAGACGCCTTGCGCCAGAATCGACTCGATCGGCGATTCACGCTGTGGCTCGGTGTAACCGCCGGTCTTGACCCAGACTTCGCCGCGGTCGAGGCGGACGATGCGCGCCTGGTACTCGCCGCCACGCCCGTTGAACAGCACCAGCGGGTCACCGATGGTCAGGCGCAGAACCCGTGCGGCGTGATGCGCGGCGCCGGAGGGCAGGCGCACTTCCGAACCGTTGCCCAGCGTGTCCGGGAAAAAGAAACGGGCGCCGGGCTTGACCGCTTTCTTTTGCACGCCATCGTTCATGGCTAGAATTCTGCCATGCGACCTTCGCTCGGTCCTTGCGTCTTCACGCCCTACCTGCCCCGATACCGCTTCGCGCGATAGGAGCCCGAGTCGATGGCGGCCCAGACCCCGGTGTGCGACTTTGGCTGGAAGGCGCGCGATTTCGATCTGCCCGGTACCGACGGCCGCCGCTACGGCTTGTCGGACGTGCGCGGCGCGCCGCAGCGCGGAGCAGGGGCCCCGCTTGCGGGGATGCGACCGTGCAGGCGCGCGTGGGCCGTGCACTCGGGCGTCTGGTCATAGGAGCTCGAGTCGATGGCGGCGCAGACCCCGGTGTGCGACTTTGGCTGGAAGGCGCGCGATTTCGATCTGCCCGGTACCGACGGCCGCCGCTACAGCTTGTCGGACGTGCGCGGCCCCAACGGCCTGCTGTTGATGTTCATCTGCAACCACTGTCCCTACGTCAAGGCCGTGCGCGAACGCATCATTCGCGACTGCAAGGACCTCGCTGCCCTTGGCGTGGGTTGCGTGGCGATCAGTTCGAATGACCCGGAGGATTATCCCGAGGACTCGTTCGAGAACATGAGGCAGGTGGCGCGGCAGTTTGCCTACCCGTTCCCCTATCTGTACGACGAGACCCAGGAGATTGCCCGCGCCTACGGGGCAGTGTGCACGCCGGATTTCTTCGGGTTCAACAAGGATCTGGAGCTTCAGTACCGCGGGCGCCTCGACGCCTCGCGCACCGCGCCGGTGCCCGATGCCCGGCGTGAGCTCCATGAGGCGATGGTGCAGATCGCACGCAGCGGCAAGGGACCGTCGCAACAGATCCCTTCGATGGGCTGTTCGATCAAATGGAAGCGGTCCTGACGCAATCTTCCGCCGTTCTGGAGCGTGTGATCGAGGTGGTTCGCAGGGTTGCTTCCGACGAAATCATGCCGCGTTATCTGAAGGTGGCGCATCAGCGCAAGTCGGACGGCAGTCTGTTCACCGAAGCGGACCTGGCGGCGCAGGATGCGCTGTCCCGCATGCTGCCGCAGATCCTGCCGGGGCCGATAGTGGCAGAGGAGATGACCCAGCAGCAGCAGGTCGAGCGCTGGGTCGGTGGCGCCGAGGGCCTGTGGTGTGTCGATCCGATCGACGGGACTTCCAATTTTGTCAACGGCCTGCCGTACTTCGCGGTGTCGGTGGCGCGGATGCGCAACGGCCGCAGCGTGCTCGGCGTGGTCTACGACCCGGTGGCCGACGAGGTGTTCTACGCGCAACGCGGAGCGGGGTCCTATCTCAACGGAGAGCGGCTGCCGATCAAGACGCAGATTCCGGAGCTGCGCAACGCGATGGCCCAGGTCGATTTCAAGCGCCTGCCGCGCACCCTGCGCGCCGCGCTGGCTGCCGCACCACCTTACTCATTCCAGCGCAACTTCGGCGCCAGCACGCTCGAATGGTGCTATGTCGCCGCCGGGCGCTTCGACGTCTATCTTCACGGCGGCCAGAAACTGTGGGATTACGCGGCCGGGTCGCTCATCCTCGAAGAGGCGGGGGGATACATGGCCACGCTGGAGCACGATGACTTCTGGGCCGGTCGCCTTTGGGAGCGCTCGGTCCTAGCCGCACGCGAGCGGACGCTGTTCGAGGCGTGGGCCCGGTGGGTTCGCGCTCATGTATAGAAACCATCTCCAGGGACTTTCCGCGTTTCTCTTCGCCCTTCGCGCGCGCTTTCAGGCGCCTTGACCGGTACAACCCGCCCCGGTATCTTGCCAAGTTTTCGCAGCAAATCTACCTACTTAGGTGCCTTCATGGAAATGACCCGGGCGTTTACCGCTGAACTGACCGGGGCCGAAATCGTTTCCCGTTGTCTGGCCGAGGAAAAAGTCGAATACGTCTTCGGCTATCCGGGCGGCGCGGTCCTGCCGATCTACGACGAGCTGTTCAAGCAGGACAAGGTCCGGCACATCCTGGTACGCCATGAGCAGGCCGCGGTTCACGCCGCCGATGCCTATGCGCGCTGCACCGACAAAGTGGGTGTCGCCCTGGTGACTTCCGGGCCGGGAGTGACCAACGCGGTGACCGGCATCGCCACCGCATACATGGATTCGATCCCGGTGGTCATCCTGACCGGCCAGGTGCCCACTCACGCCATCGGGCAGGACGCCTTTCAGGAGGTAGATACCGTCGGCATTACCCGACCCTGCGTGAAGCACAACTTTCTGGTCAAGGAGGTCAAGGATCTCGCCGTCACCATCAAGAAGGCGTTCTATCTGGCGGCCAGCGGCCGGCCCGGGCCGGTGGTGGTGGACATCCCCAAGGATGTCACGCTGGCCAAGACGCCGTTCTTCTACCCGGAGACGGTGTCGATGCGTTCCTACAACCCGGTGGTGAAGGGCCATACCGGCCAGATCAAGAAGGCGATCCAACTGCTGACGCAAGCCCGGCGGCCAATGATCTACACCGGGGGCGGGGTCATTCTCGGCAACGCGGCCCAGGAACTGACGCAGCTGGTGCGCGCGCTGGGCTTCCCCTGTACCAACACCCTGATGGGGCTGGGCGGCTTTCCCGGCACCGATCCCCTGTTCCTCGGCATGCTGGGCATGCACGGCACTTACGAGGCCAACATGGCGATGCAGCACTGCGATGTGCTGCTCGCGATCGGGGCGCGCTTCGACGACCGGGTGATCGGAAACCCGAAACACTTCTTCCAGGAACAACGCAGGATCGTCCACATCGACGTCGATCCCTCTTCGATCTCGAAGCGCGTGAAGGTCGACATCCCGATCGTGGGCGACGTCAAGGAGGTGCTGCAGGAAGTCAACCGGCAGCTGGCGGCGAGCAAGGAAAGGCCGGACGAGACCGCGCTCAAGAAGTGGTGGGCGCAGATCGAGCTGTGGAAGAGCCGGGACTGCCTGAAGTACGACCGCGCGAGCCCGATCATCAAGCCGCAGATGGTCATCGAAAAGCTCTACGAACTGA
This window contains:
- a CDS encoding inositol monophosphatase family protein, which codes for MEAVLTQSSAVLERVIEVVRRVASDEIMPRYLKVAHQRKSDGSLFTEADLAAQDALSRMLPQILPGPIVAEEMTQQQQVERWVGGAEGLWCVDPIDGTSNFVNGLPYFAVSVARMRNGRSVLGVVYDPVADEVFYAQRGAGSYLNGERLPIKTQIPELRNAMAQVDFKRLPRTLRAALAAAPPYSFQRNFGASTLEWCYVAAGRFDVYLHGGQKLWDYAAGSLILEEAGGYMATLEHDDFWAGRLWERSVLAARERTLFEAWARWVRAHV
- a CDS encoding acetolactate synthase 3 catalytic subunit; the encoded protein is MEMTRAFTAELTGAEIVSRCLAEEKVEYVFGYPGGAVLPIYDELFKQDKVRHILVRHEQAAVHAADAYARCTDKVGVALVTSGPGVTNAVTGIATAYMDSIPVVILTGQVPTHAIGQDAFQEVDTVGITRPCVKHNFLVKEVKDLAVTIKKAFYLAASGRPGPVVVDIPKDVTLAKTPFFYPETVSMRSYNPVVKGHTGQIKKAIQLLTQARRPMIYTGGGVILGNAAQELTQLVRALGFPCTNTLMGLGGFPGTDPLFLGMLGMHGTYEANMAMQHCDVLLAIGARFDDRVIGNPKHFFQEQRRIVHIDVDPSSISKRVKVDIPIVGDVKEVLQEVNRQLAASKERPDETALKKWWAQIELWKSRDCLKYDRASPIIKPQMVIEKLYELTRDMDAYVTSDVGQHQMWAAQFYKFDKPRRWLNSGGLGTMGVGLPYALGAQLAHRDATVICVTGEASIQMCIQELSTAKQYHLPVKIVNLNNRYMGMVRQWQEFFHGNRYAESYMDALPDFVRLAESYGHVGMRIEKPSDIEGALREALSRKDELVFMDFVTDQTENVFPMVPGGKGLSEMILV